In Rhizobium sp. ARZ01, a genomic segment contains:
- a CDS encoding helix-turn-helix domain-containing protein → MLNHHQSTERHHPARGGSREILDRVGDKWSLSVIETLNDGPLRFNELKKQVAGISQRMLTLTLRHLERDGLVTRTMFATIPPRVDYELTPLGFKLLKPVAELVDWVRENSEEIEAAQKTFDQQATTPVPMP, encoded by the coding sequence ATGCTGAACCATCACCAGTCTACCGAACGTCATCACCCCGCTCGTGGCGGGAGCCGCGAAATCCTTGATCGTGTTGGCGACAAGTGGTCGCTGTCAGTCATCGAGACGCTGAACGACGGCCCCTTGCGCTTCAATGAACTCAAGAAGCAGGTCGCAGGCATTTCGCAGCGCATGTTGACGCTGACGCTCCGCCATCTGGAACGCGACGGTCTCGTCACGCGCACGATGTTTGCGACGATCCCGCCGCGCGTCGACTACGAGCTGACGCCGCTCGGCTTCAAGCTCCTGAAGCCGGTGGCGGAACTGGTCGACTGGGTTCGGGAAAACAGCGAGGAAATCGAGGCCGCGCAGAAGACCTTCGACCAACAGGCAACCACGCCAGTACCAATGCCCTGA
- a CDS encoding exodeoxyribonuclease VII small subunit, producing MTTSTTTADVSGLSFEQAVEELEKIVAALERGDVPLDKSIEIYERGESLKKHCEKLLNAAENRIEKIRLDRAGNPQGVEPLDNG from the coding sequence ATGACCACATCGACGACTACTGCTGATGTCTCCGGGCTTTCCTTCGAGCAGGCCGTGGAGGAGCTTGAAAAGATCGTAGCTGCGCTGGAGCGCGGCGACGTGCCGCTCGACAAGTCGATCGAAATCTACGAGCGCGGCGAATCCCTAAAGAAGCACTGCGAGAAGCTGCTGAACGCTGCCGAGAATCGAATCGAGAAGATCCGCCTTGATCGCGCGGGTAACCCGCAAGGCGTCGAGCCACTCGATAACGGTTAA
- a CDS encoding histone deacetylase family protein codes for MTTLLFESPIFLEHKTPEGHPERPDRLRALNLALEHERFQPLVRKAAEKANEDFVLLAHPESHLRAVMKEIPEEGINQFEGDTYASPASLQAALTAIGGAVAAVDAVFSGEADNAFIAARPPGHHAEKSKAMGFCFFNTAAIAARHAQKMHSAERVAIVDWDVHHGNGTQDIFWDDPSVLFCSTHQMPLYPGTGAKDDVGVGNIVNAPLSPETGSDHFREAFRSRVLPRLADFRPDFIVISAGFDAHHRDPLAQLHLVADDFDWATAKLMDIAERSASHRVVSLLEGGYDLQGLAESAALHIHRLMRG; via the coding sequence ATGACGACGCTCCTCTTCGAAAGCCCGATTTTTCTCGAGCACAAGACCCCCGAGGGGCACCCCGAGCGGCCTGACCGATTGCGGGCGCTGAACCTTGCACTGGAGCACGAGCGCTTCCAGCCGCTCGTCCGCAAGGCGGCTGAGAAGGCAAACGAAGACTTCGTTCTCCTTGCCCATCCGGAATCCCATTTGCGCGCCGTGATGAAGGAGATTCCTGAAGAGGGTATCAACCAGTTCGAGGGCGACACCTATGCCAGCCCTGCCAGCCTCCAGGCGGCCCTGACCGCAATCGGCGGCGCGGTCGCGGCGGTCGACGCGGTCTTCTCCGGGGAGGCCGACAATGCCTTCATCGCCGCCAGGCCCCCTGGGCACCATGCCGAGAAGTCCAAGGCGATGGGCTTCTGCTTCTTCAACACGGCCGCCATTGCCGCACGCCACGCGCAAAAAATGCACAGCGCCGAGCGCGTCGCCATCGTCGACTGGGACGTGCATCATGGAAACGGGACGCAGGACATTTTCTGGGACGATCCTTCCGTGCTCTTCTGTTCGACGCACCAGATGCCGCTCTACCCCGGCACCGGGGCAAAGGACGACGTCGGCGTCGGCAACATCGTCAACGCACCGCTTTCGCCCGAGACCGGTAGTGATCATTTCCGCGAGGCCTTCAGGAGCCGCGTGCTGCCAAGGCTCGCCGATTTCCGCCCGGACTTCATCGTGATTTCGGCGGGATTTGACGCCCATCACCGCGATCCGCTCGCGCAACTTCACCTTGTCGCCGACGATTTCGATTGGGCGACGGCGAAATTGATGGATATCGCCGAGCGATCCGCATCACACAGAGTGGTCAGTCTTCTAGAAGGCGGCTACGACCTGCAAGGGCTTGCCGAATCGGCCGCCCTGCACATCCACCGGCTTATGAGAGGCTGA
- a CDS encoding biotin transporter BioY translates to MTTRDIVLVALFAAIIIVLGMLPPITLGFIPVPITAQSLGVMLAGCILGAKRGASACLLVVLLVAIGLPVLSGGRGGLAVFAGPTAGYLVGWVAGAYVTGLIAERLVREGQPELPQFLGFLVAAIVGGIGVVYLFGIAWLSYMSGKAFVEITLASLVFIPGDLIKAFVAMLAGRAVLAGYPLLPARS, encoded by the coding sequence ATGACCACCAGAGATATCGTCCTCGTCGCCCTGTTTGCAGCCATCATCATCGTGCTCGGCATGTTGCCGCCGATCACGCTCGGCTTCATTCCCGTCCCCATAACGGCACAGTCCCTCGGGGTCATGCTGGCCGGCTGCATTCTCGGCGCCAAACGAGGTGCGAGCGCTTGCCTGCTCGTCGTTCTCCTGGTGGCGATCGGCCTTCCGGTGCTCTCGGGCGGTCGCGGCGGGCTTGCCGTCTTCGCCGGACCGACGGCAGGCTATCTCGTCGGCTGGGTTGCCGGCGCCTACGTTACAGGCCTGATTGCCGAGCGGCTCGTGCGTGAGGGGCAGCCCGAACTACCGCAGTTCCTCGGCTTTCTCGTCGCGGCGATCGTCGGCGGCATCGGTGTCGTCTATCTGTTCGGTATTGCCTGGCTTTCCTATATGAGCGGCAAGGCCTTCGTCGAAATCACGCTCGCCTCGCTCGTCTTCATCCCGGGCGACCTGATCAAGGCCTTTGTGGCGATGCTGGCCGGACGCGCCGTGCTTGCCGGCTACCCGTTGCTGCCAGCCCGTAGCTGA
- a CDS encoding energy-coupling factor transporter transmembrane protein EcfT yields the protein MLTGLDIEGDTLLHRASARTKLISLFAAAVGLFLLSSPWVLAGPAIVAAGLYASTGIGPREAFRRVRFVLFTVLLVALANYLFHSLTDALSVLFRLSALVLFAAAVTATTTVSAFMDEITRLLLPLERFGFVRAADVSLAVGLVLRFAPEIMARYADIREAHRARGLRVRPLGILVPLIILTLKDADTVAMAIDARGFRRQ from the coding sequence GTGCTGACCGGCCTCGACATCGAAGGCGATACGCTGCTGCACCGCGCATCAGCCCGGACGAAACTCATTTCCTTGTTCGCTGCGGCGGTCGGCCTGTTTCTCCTTTCCAGCCCATGGGTGCTGGCCGGACCCGCAATCGTTGCCGCCGGACTTTATGCCTCAACGGGGATCGGACCTCGCGAAGCATTTCGCCGCGTGCGCTTCGTGCTGTTCACGGTGTTGCTCGTGGCGCTGGCGAACTACCTCTTCCATTCGCTCACCGATGCGCTTTCCGTGCTGTTCCGGCTGAGCGCGCTTGTGCTCTTTGCCGCGGCCGTTACCGCGACCACGACGGTCTCCGCCTTCATGGACGAGATCACGCGGCTGTTGCTCCCGCTCGAGCGCTTCGGCTTCGTGCGCGCGGCCGACGTCAGCCTGGCCGTCGGGTTGGTGCTGCGTTTCGCCCCTGAGATAATGGCGCGCTATGCCGACATTCGCGAGGCGCATCGGGCGCGCGGTCTGCGGGTGCGTCCCTTGGGCATTCTCGTGCCGCTGATCATCCTGACGCTCAAGGACGCCGACACGGTCGCCATGGCAATTGACGCTCGCGGATTTCGGCGGCAATAA
- a CDS encoding ABC transporter ATP-binding protein, translating to MDIVFSDASVSFAGRPALHPLSLTLSERRVGIIGLNGSGKTTFARMINGLVRPTTGRVSVGGLDTVKDEEAARGRAGFIFQNPQHQMILPVLAEDIAFGLKNRGLAKDEISRRTEAVLERFGIAHLAKRRVHELSGGETQLAAIASVLVTGPDVLILDEPTNQLDLKNRELIERTIAGLPEQAIVITHDLPLLDGFDRVLLFHQGRLAADTAPAEAIRIYREIATC from the coding sequence TTGGATATCGTTTTCAGCGACGCTTCGGTCAGCTTCGCCGGAAGGCCCGCGCTTCATCCCTTGTCGCTGACGCTCTCCGAACGCCGCGTCGGCATCATCGGGCTCAACGGCTCCGGGAAGACGACCTTTGCGCGGATGATCAACGGGCTGGTGCGGCCGACAACCGGCCGGGTAAGCGTCGGCGGGCTGGACACGGTGAAGGACGAGGAGGCCGCACGCGGGCGCGCCGGCTTCATCTTCCAGAACCCGCAGCACCAGATGATCCTGCCGGTGCTGGCCGAGGATATCGCCTTCGGCCTTAAGAACCGCGGGTTGGCGAAGGACGAAATATCGAGGCGGACAGAAGCGGTGCTGGAGCGCTTCGGCATCGCGCATCTGGCCAAGCGCCGTGTACACGAGCTTTCCGGCGGTGAGACCCAGCTTGCAGCCATCGCCAGCGTGCTCGTGACTGGACCCGACGTCCTCATCCTCGATGAGCCGACCAACCAGCTGGACCTGAAGAACCGTGAACTGATCGAGCGCACGATCGCAGGGCTTCCCGAGCAGGCGATCGTGATCACGCACGACCTGCCGCTGCTGGATGGTTTCGACCGGGTGCTCCTGTTCCACCAGGGCCGGCTTGCCGCCGACACAGCGCCAGCCGAAGCGATCCGCATCTACAGGGAGATCGCTACGTGCTGA